Proteins encoded in a region of the Populus alba chromosome 13, ASM523922v2, whole genome shotgun sequence genome:
- the LOC118036451 gene encoding putative germin-like protein 2-1 — protein MKGVHFLATFVFLAFAASLAFASDPSPLQDFCVAINDTKDGVFVNGKFCKDPKLATANDFFFPGLNIARNTSNPVGSVVTPANVAQIPGLNTLGISLVRIDFAPYGGLNPPHTHPRATEILTVLEGTLYVGFVTSNPDNRLITKVLNPGDVFVFPVGLIHFQFNVGKTKASAIGALSSQNPGVITIANAVFGSTPPIRSDVLAKAFQVDKNIVDHLQKQFWYDNN, from the exons ATGAAAGGAGTCCATTTTCTTGCAACTTTTGTCTTTCTGGCTTTCGCTGCCTCACTTGCCTTTGCCTCCGACCCTAGTCCTCTACAGGACTTTTGTGTAGCCATCAATGATACCAAGGATGGTG TGTTCGTGAATGGGAAATTCTGCAAGGACCCAAAGCTTGCCACAGCGAATGATTTCTTCTTTCCTGGGCTCAACATTGCCAGAAACACCTCCAATCCAGTTGGCTCGGTGGTCACTCCTGCTAATGTTGCTCAAATTCCAGGGCTCAATACTCTTGGAATATCGCTGGTTCGCATTGATTTTGCACCATACGGTGGCCTAAACCCGCCACACACTCACCCTCGTGCCACGGAGATCCTAACTGTCCTGGAGGGAACTCTCTATGTTGGCTTTGTCACATCGAACCCTGATAATCGTCTCATCACCAAAGTCCTAAACCCAGGAGATGTTTTCGTGTTCCCAGTTGGACTCATTCACTTCCAATTCAATGTGGGGAAAACCAAAGCTTCGGCCATTGGTGCCTTGAGCAGCCAAAACCCTGGTGTAATCACAATCGCAAATGCAGTCTTCGGATCCACTCCACCTATTAGATCTGATGTTCTCGCCAAGGCCTTCCAAGTGGACAAGAATATAGTGGACCATCTTCAGAAGCAGTTCTGGTACGACAACAACtag